One window of the Klebsiella oxytoca genome contains the following:
- a CDS encoding 2-dehydro-3-deoxy-6-phosphogalactonate aldolase, with the protein MDNIKLVAILRGIRPAEAAEHIETLISAGFRYIEIPLNSPDWQQSIPQMVARFGKRAAIGAGTVLKVEQVDFLADAGAQLIVTPNTQPAVISRAVARGMRVCAGCATATEAFSALDAGAQWLKIFPSSAFGPDYIRALKAVLPPEVPVLAVGGVTPDNLVSWVQAGCAGAGLGSDLYRAGQPVERTRQQAERFIAAARRG; encoded by the coding sequence ATGGACAACATTAAACTGGTAGCGATCTTACGCGGCATTCGCCCCGCTGAGGCGGCGGAGCATATTGAAACGCTGATTAGCGCGGGATTTCGTTATATTGAAATTCCGCTCAATTCGCCGGACTGGCAGCAGAGTATTCCGCAGATGGTCGCCCGCTTTGGCAAGCGGGCGGCAATTGGCGCGGGAACGGTACTTAAGGTGGAACAGGTCGATTTTCTCGCCGATGCCGGAGCGCAGCTTATCGTGACGCCGAATACTCAGCCAGCGGTCATTAGCCGGGCTGTGGCGCGCGGCATGCGGGTCTGTGCCGGATGCGCCACGGCCACTGAGGCGTTTAGCGCGCTGGATGCCGGGGCGCAGTGGCTGAAGATTTTTCCGTCTTCCGCTTTCGGCCCTGACTACATTCGGGCGCTGAAAGCGGTACTGCCGCCGGAGGTGCCGGTACTGGCGGTTGGCGGCGTGACGCCGGATAATCTGGTGAGCTGGGTGCAGGCGGGGTGTGCCGGAGCCGGTCTGGGTAGCGATCTTTATCGTGCCGGGCAGCCGGTGGAGCGTACCCGCCAGCAGGCAGAGCGGTTTATCGCTGCCGCCCGTCGGGGTTAA
- a CDS encoding MurR/RpiR family transcriptional regulator: protein MSWSIDIISCITDRFVELTATEKRIAQFILDDVAAAAELPIAEMARLTNTSQASVTRFARALGCKDVRELKMKLAQSLAVGQRFILDVPDLEGVQGIYESIINVLETNRRALDIEALKRAVSWLSDARQILALGMGGGSTICAQEIQYRLFRLGLPVVSQSDGLLVRMMSSAVTPKDVVIVLSLGGYTQEIIESAAIAMQYGAKVIAITPPGTPLAEQADLVLPLLVRENDYIFKPSTSRYAMLAMVDVLATELAMANKTEAKGKLRRIKLALDSHRGGVDRQPLGD, encoded by the coding sequence ATGTCCTGGTCAATCGATATCATTTCCTGCATTACCGATCGCTTTGTTGAACTGACGGCGACCGAAAAGCGTATCGCGCAGTTTATTCTCGATGATGTCGCGGCGGCAGCGGAGCTACCCATCGCAGAGATGGCGCGTCTGACCAACACCAGCCAGGCTTCGGTTACCCGCTTTGCCCGCGCGCTGGGCTGCAAAGATGTCCGCGAGCTGAAGATGAAGCTCGCGCAATCCCTGGCGGTCGGGCAGCGATTTATCCTCGATGTGCCGGACCTTGAAGGCGTGCAGGGGATCTATGAGTCAATCATCAACGTACTGGAGACTAACCGCCGGGCGCTGGATATTGAAGCGCTGAAGCGCGCGGTCAGCTGGCTGAGCGACGCGCGGCAGATTCTGGCCCTCGGCATGGGCGGCGGTTCTACCATCTGCGCGCAGGAGATTCAGTATCGCCTGTTTCGCCTCGGCCTGCCGGTCGTCAGCCAGAGCGATGGCCTGCTGGTGCGAATGATGAGCTCGGCGGTAACGCCGAAGGATGTGGTTATCGTGCTATCTCTGGGCGGATATACCCAGGAAATCATCGAAAGCGCGGCCATTGCCATGCAGTACGGCGCGAAGGTGATTGCGATTACTCCTCCCGGGACGCCGCTGGCGGAGCAGGCGGACCTGGTCCTGCCGCTGCTGGTGCGGGAAAACGACTATATCTTTAAGCCAAGCACTTCACGCTATGCGATGCTGGCGATGGTTGACGTGTTGGCCACCGAGCTGGCGATGGCCAACAAAACCGAGGCAAAAGGCAAACTACGCCGTATTAAGCTGGCGCTCGACAGCCACCGCGGCGGCGTCGATCGGCAGCCGCTGGGAGATTAA
- a CDS encoding GNAT family N-acetyltransferase — MKTNTITPTVTLRLTQESDIPLLPAIERSAARAFRQIPALAWLADSEVISPERHRLFLEADHSLLAVADAQPIGFLLTEPLDDALFIVEIAVHQSWQGRGVGRRMLEQVIEEARLAKYPAVTLTTFREVPWNAPFYTRLGFSMLNELTLPAGLAAKRELETEHGLAPETRCTMRLAL, encoded by the coding sequence ATGAAAACTAACACTATAACCCCCACCGTGACATTACGCCTGACCCAGGAGAGCGATATTCCCCTCCTGCCCGCTATTGAGCGCTCAGCGGCCCGGGCGTTTCGCCAAATCCCGGCGCTGGCCTGGCTTGCAGACAGCGAAGTAATAAGCCCCGAACGTCACCGGCTGTTCCTTGAGGCGGACCACAGCCTGCTGGCCGTGGCCGACGCCCAACCGATAGGTTTTCTGCTAACCGAACCGCTTGATGATGCGCTGTTTATCGTTGAGATCGCCGTCCATCAGTCATGGCAGGGTCGCGGGGTTGGCCGCAGGATGCTGGAGCAGGTGATAGAGGAAGCCCGCCTGGCGAAGTATCCGGCAGTCACGCTCACAACCTTCCGCGAAGTACCGTGGAACGCGCCGTTTTACACGCGCCTCGGATTTTCGATGCTGAACGAACTCACGCTACCAGCAGGGCTGGCGGCGAAAAGAGAGCTGGAAACGGAACACGGCCTGGCGCCGGAAACGCGCTGTACTATGCGGTTAGCGCTATAG
- a CDS encoding GNAT family N-acetyltransferase codes for MALTAVSATQFSVAQLTAILCDCFEDYLVPVTLSVEVFVQRFSAEGLSLLDSCIWLEGDTPAAVAVVARRGDEARLAAFALRPAYRGKGVGRQLMTSLLAALRGQGVRRMWLEVIRDNQAAVALYRSLGFEVRHGLCGYVSTQTGNGGVSGLQDDEVLALIRRAGAEVNGQLPWLMDPLTFSTLPCQALSLDRQAFAVLATLTGRPQLQFLWVEPAARGRGLGREMLMALAQRFPGLGTSVTIPESFTPLFNAAGYTPLALKQYEMSATLSTLPSAER; via the coding sequence ATGGCGCTCACCGCCGTTTCTGCCACTCAGTTTAGCGTCGCGCAGCTGACTGCTATCCTCTGCGACTGTTTCGAAGATTACCTGGTTCCCGTCACGCTGTCGGTGGAGGTGTTCGTTCAACGTTTCAGCGCCGAAGGGCTGAGCCTGCTGGATTCCTGCATCTGGCTGGAAGGTGATACGCCCGCTGCCGTGGCCGTCGTCGCCCGGCGCGGTGATGAAGCCCGGCTGGCGGCGTTTGCGCTACGGCCCGCCTATCGCGGTAAGGGCGTAGGACGTCAGTTAATGACCTCGTTGCTTGCTGCTCTGCGCGGTCAGGGCGTACGGCGGATGTGGCTGGAGGTCATTCGTGATAACCAGGCCGCGGTGGCGCTATATCGATCGCTGGGCTTTGAGGTGCGGCACGGGCTGTGCGGTTATGTCAGTACACAGACCGGGAACGGCGGGGTATCTGGATTGCAGGATGATGAGGTGCTGGCGCTGATTCGCAGGGCCGGCGCAGAGGTTAACGGCCAGCTGCCGTGGCTGATGGACCCGCTAACCTTCAGTACTCTACCGTGTCAGGCGTTGAGCCTCGATCGGCAGGCCTTTGCCGTGCTGGCGACACTAACCGGCAGGCCGCAGCTGCAGTTTTTATGGGTTGAACCCGCCGCTCGCGGCCGCGGGCTGGGGCGGGAAATGCTGATGGCGTTGGCCCAACGGTTTCCGGGACTCGGCACTTCAGTGACTATCCCGGAGAGCTTTACGCCGCTGTTTAATGCCGCCGGCTATACGCCATTGGCATTAAAACAGTATGAGATGAGCGCAACGTTGAGCACCCTGCCGTCAGCAGAGCGTTAA
- a CDS encoding MFS transporter, with protein sequence MEQRNITIDPQTTFNKGKEEPISVPLDNSLKRSARIKKIQTTAMILLFLAAVINYLDRSSLSVANLTIREELGLSATEIGVLLSVFSLAYGIAQLPCGPLLDRKGPRIMLGLGMFFWSLFQAVSGMVHSFTQFVLVRIGMGIGEAPMNPCGVKVINDWFNIKERGRPMGFFNAASTIGVAISPPILAAMMLMMGWRWMFITIGVLGIFVAIGWYMLYRNREDINLTADEQTYLNAGSVNVRRDPLSFAEWRSLFKNKTMWGMMLGFSGINYTAWLYLAWLPGYLQTAYNLDLKSTGFMAAIPFLFGAAGMLINGYVTDWLVKSGMAPIKSRKICIIAGMFCSAAFTLIVPHATTSIAAVLLIGMALFCIHFAGTSCWGLIHVAVASRMTASVGSIQNFASFICASFAPVVTGFIVDTTHSFQLALVICGCVTALGALAYIFLVRQPISDPRNG encoded by the coding sequence GTGGAGCAACGAAATATAACTATCGACCCGCAGACAACCTTTAATAAGGGTAAAGAAGAGCCGATTTCGGTTCCGTTAGATAATTCCTTAAAGCGTAGCGCTCGGATTAAAAAAATTCAGACAACGGCTATGATCCTGTTATTTCTGGCGGCGGTGATTAACTACCTCGACAGAAGTTCATTATCCGTCGCTAACTTAACTATCCGCGAAGAGTTAGGGCTCAGCGCCACCGAAATCGGCGTACTGCTATCCGTTTTCTCGCTAGCCTATGGCATCGCACAGCTCCCCTGCGGGCCGCTGCTGGACCGCAAAGGCCCACGCATCATGCTGGGGCTGGGCATGTTTTTCTGGTCGCTGTTTCAGGCGGTATCCGGAATGGTACACAGCTTTACCCAGTTCGTGCTGGTGCGTATCGGCATGGGGATCGGCGAAGCGCCGATGAATCCCTGCGGCGTCAAGGTGATCAACGACTGGTTTAATATCAAAGAGCGCGGTCGGCCAATGGGCTTCTTTAATGCCGCCTCGACCATTGGCGTCGCGATTAGCCCGCCAATCCTTGCCGCCATGATGCTAATGATGGGCTGGCGCTGGATGTTTATCACCATCGGCGTTCTGGGGATCTTCGTCGCCATCGGCTGGTATATGCTCTATCGCAACCGGGAGGATATTAACCTCACCGCCGACGAGCAGACCTACCTTAACGCCGGAAGCGTCAACGTGCGCCGCGACCCGCTGAGCTTTGCCGAATGGCGCAGCCTGTTTAAAAACAAAACCATGTGGGGCATGATGCTCGGCTTCAGCGGCATCAACTATACCGCGTGGCTGTATCTGGCCTGGCTGCCGGGCTATCTGCAAACGGCGTATAACCTCGACCTGAAAAGCACCGGTTTTATGGCCGCTATTCCTTTCTTGTTCGGCGCCGCCGGTATGCTCATCAACGGCTACGTGACCGACTGGCTGGTTAAAAGCGGTATGGCGCCGATTAAAAGCCGCAAAATTTGCATTATTGCCGGGATGTTCTGCTCCGCCGCGTTTACGCTCATCGTTCCGCATGCCACCACCTCCATCGCCGCGGTGCTGTTAATCGGTATGGCCTTGTTCTGCATCCACTTTGCCGGTACCTCCTGCTGGGGATTGATTCACGTCGCGGTGGCGTCAAGAATGACCGCTTCCGTCGGCAGTATCCAGAACTTCGCCAGCTTTATCTGCGCCTCCTTCGCGCCGGTAGTCACCGGATTTATCGTCGATACCACCCACTCATTTCAGCTGGCGCTGGTTATCTGCGGCTGCGTGACCGCCCTCGGCGCGCTGGCCTATATTTTCCTGGTTCGTCAGCCGATTAGCGACCCGCGTAACGGCTGA
- a CDS encoding GntR family transcriptional regulator, translated as MSRSQNLRHNAINQVINDMARGFLPSPLPSQSALAEMYNISRTTVRHILSHLCERGVLCQVNHDYKILRHPELHDGFDSSSASLAEQNRIFEQAFFTMINQRQLRAGEMFSELQLARAAGVSPVVVREFLLKFSRYNLIESEKRGQWNMKKFELSWAEQLFELREMLETHALQHFLNLPDNDARWLQAKTLLERHRALRDSIGDSFRMFSQLDRDFHTLLLSAAENIFFNQSLEIISVIFHFHYQWDESDLKQRNIIAIDEHMTILSALICRSDLDANLALRNHLNSAKQSMINSLRQSESLAH; from the coding sequence ATGAGCCGTTCCCAAAACCTTCGTCACAATGCCATTAACCAGGTCATTAATGATATGGCGCGCGGCTTTCTCCCCTCCCCGCTGCCCTCACAAAGCGCGCTGGCAGAGATGTACAACATCAGCCGTACCACCGTGCGCCACATCCTTAGCCACTTATGCGAGCGCGGCGTGCTGTGCCAGGTCAATCACGATTACAAAATTCTCCGCCATCCGGAGCTTCACGACGGCTTCGATAGCTCCAGCGCCTCGCTGGCCGAACAGAACCGTATCTTCGAACAGGCGTTTTTTACCATGATTAACCAAAGACAGCTGCGCGCCGGAGAGATGTTTTCCGAACTACAGCTGGCGCGGGCGGCGGGCGTCAGCCCGGTGGTGGTCAGAGAGTTTTTGTTAAAATTCAGCCGCTACAACCTGATTGAAAGCGAAAAACGCGGCCAGTGGAACATGAAAAAGTTCGAGCTCTCCTGGGCGGAGCAGCTCTTTGAACTGCGGGAAATGCTGGAAACCCACGCGCTCCAGCACTTCCTCAATCTGCCGGACAACGACGCCCGCTGGCTGCAGGCGAAAACCCTCCTCGAACGCCATCGCGCCCTGCGCGATAGCATCGGCGACAGCTTTCGGATGTTTTCTCAGCTCGATCGTGACTTTCATACGCTACTGCTGTCAGCTGCTGAAAATATATTTTTTAATCAATCACTTGAGATTATTTCCGTTATCTTTCACTTTCACTATCAATGGGATGAGAGCGATCTTAAACAGCGCAATATCATCGCCATTGATGAACATATGACTATCCTGAGCGCACTCATCTGTCGTAGCGATCTCGACGCCAACCTGGCGCTGCGCAACCACCTGAACTCAGCGAAACAATCGATGATTAACTCTCTCAGGCAGAGTGAATCCCTCGCTCATTAA